In Vibrio lentus, the genomic stretch TTGTCGAGTTTGGTCATCGCCCACAAATCTCTTTTTATTGATGCATAGGGCTTTTTCTCAACAAACGGAATAACAAGCATCACAGCAAGCACACCAATCGTCAGGCGAACCAAAGCACCTAACAACGGCGGAATATCACCTGCTACTAAAGCGTAATGGGAAATGACCACGCCCGAAGCCTGACACACACTCGCCACAAGCCCATATCCAATGCCGCTCCATTGTGCTTTGTCACTAGAATCACCACTCGCCGATTTAGACGGTTGAAACACGACGAAGGTTACCGCTAACGTCGTTATCACCACTCCTAACCAGCTTTGCAACGTTAGCGCTGCGCCAAGAAACATTAAAGCTAATACACCGGAAAGAGGGGGCGCTAAAGATTCGAGTAACAAGGTTTTATTGGCACCAATTCTTTTCAATGCAGCGAAATAAGCACTGTCACCAATCGCTATCCCAATGACACCTGAAATGGCCAAGATCCAAAAATGGTTGGCACTGAGTTCAAACTCCGGCATCGGAATAAGAGGCATCACAAGCAACATCATTCCAGAAGCAACTACGCCTTTAACAATATTCAACTGCATAGCTGAAAAACGATGCCCAAACTGTCCGTAAATCCATGTCGCACAAGCCCACACAATCGCGGCACCAATTGCAGCAAGTTCACCTATATACATCCGCATTTATCCTTTGTGATTGTGCACGTCATTTAGAATCATCATTGTCATCAGTTCAACTGAATTTCCAACAAGATTTCCGAAACCGTTCCTTTAAGTGTGATTAGAATTTTATAAGATCCATCCATGCATTTATTCGCATTAGAAGCGACAACACATTATTTTCAATTCGGTAAATCATTTTTATAACAATTACTTGGATGATAGCGTAGTATATTTATAACTAATATCTAACATTACAAGGATCTGTTATGTTTTTAGACTACTTTGCGCTCGGCTTACTTATTTTCGTAGCATTAGTAATCTTTTACGGCATCATCGTTATTCACGATATTCCCTATGAAATTGCGAAAGAACGCAATCACCCTCATCAAGATGCTATTCACGTCTCAGGCTGGGTTAGCCTATTCACCTTACACACTATTTGGCCATTTCTATGGATTTGGGCAACATTATGGCGCAAAGATCGTGGTTGGGGCTTCGCTAAGCTTGAAGAAGAGCAACACGACATTCATCACCGTGTAGACACCCTAATCGACCAAGTCAGTGTGCTTCAGGAAGAAATCGCACAGCTTAAACAAACGACACCTGCGCAGACCAACACTCAACAAGATCAGAATAACGCTCAAGATCAGGAGGTTAAGTAATGGATTTACTGCTGATAATGACCTATGCGGCGCTTTGCATTACGATTTTCAAAGTATTCAATATCCCGCTAAACAAATGGACAGTACCCACTGCCGTTCTTGGTGGCGTGATCATCGTAGGTACACTCATCCTGCTGATGAACTATAACCACCCTTTCACGCAAATTGGTAACCAAGTTTACTCAACCACGCCAGTCGTTTCAGGCGTTAGGGGTAAAGTTATCGAAGTGCCTGTAGAAGCAAACAAACCTCTGAAGCAAGGGGATATTCTTTTCAAAATCGACCCCGTTCCATTCGAAGCTGAAGTCGCAAGGTTAGAAGCTAAGGTAAAAGAAGCAAGCCAAGGTGCGCTTGGAATGGAATCAGAAGTAGCCGAAGCGGAAGCTGCAAAAATCAAAGCCATCGCAGAAAGAGATAAAGCCCAACGTGAGTTTTCTCGTTACAAGCGCGGTTATGACAGCGGAGCCTTTACCGAACAACAATTAGATACTCGCAGACAAGCTTACAAGGCATCAGAAGCCGCAGTGAAAGTTGCAGACGCTAATCTAGATCAAGCAAAAATTTCTTTGGACTCAGAAATAGGTGGCGAAAATACCGCTGTTTTAAGTTTATTAGCTGAATTGCGTAAAGCTCAGTTCGACTTAGAACAAACCGTAGTAAGAGCACCAACCGACGGCTATGTAACTCAACTAGCTCTGCGTCCAGGTGTGATGGCTGTTCCTCTTCCTCTCGCACCGGTGATGACTTTTGTTCACACTGAAGCTCAGTATTATACGGCTGCGTTTAGACAAAATTCATTGCAGCGCCTGCAAACCGGGTTTGAAGCAGAGTTCTTATTTAGAGCGCTACCTGGGAAAGTGTTTAAAGGCAGAATTGATGAAGTGATTCCAGCGATTGGTGAGAGTCAATTCCAAGCGCGTGGTGCGTTACTTGGTACAGATGCACTGCGTACTAGTGGCCGTGTGTTCGTTAAGTTGACCATCACAGATGACCTGTCTGACTACCATTTACCTATGGGTACCGCGGTTGAAGTAGCGGTATATTCAGACAGCTTCACTCACGTATCTATCATGCGTAAGGTACTTATTCGTATGAAGAGCTGGCAAAACTATCTATACCTAGATCACTAAATGGTCGTAGATATACAACGAGCACGCTTAACGCATTGTTAAGACGAATAAAAAAGCCAGACCTGTTCTGGCTTTTTTTGTTGCTTGATTAACCGTAAAAGTGCGCTTATTACATGAGATTTGAGTGTTCAGATGGAATTTTAGACATCTAGACACTTATCTTCCCTTATGGAAGGGTTCTGCTATATAATGCGCGCCTTATTTTTTATATTTGCCCAAAAAACGATCTCATTGAGACACATATTAATAGTGGCGAGTATTGGTTCTTTATTATGCTTTATCTTTCAGTATTCGAGGTTATCTATGAACTTTTCAGCTAAAACAGTCGTCGTTATCGCTATTGGCGCGGCACTGTATGGCATTGGTGGTTTACCTATGTTTGGTGTGCCAGTGTTTGCTAACACGACATTAAAACCAGCAATGGCAGTTCTAGCACTGTTTTCTGTTCTGTTTGGCCCGATTGTTGGCTTCTTAGTTGGCTTTATCGGCCACTGGGTAACTGACCTGTTCGCAGGTTGGGGCGTATGGTTAACTTGGGTGTTAGGCTCTGGCATCGTGGGTATGGTTATCGGCTTATTCCCAATGATGACTAAAAACCGCCTTCAACAAGGCGAACTACCAATGAAAGATTTTGCACTGTTCGTGATACTTGCCCTCGCGGGTAACGTCGTGGGGTACGGCTGCTCTGCGTTCCTAGACACCATCCTATACGCAGAACCGTTTACTAAAGTCTTCACACAACTGTCTATCATCGCAGCGGGTAACACCGTTCTGATCGCTGTTGTAGGCTTCCTGATCCTCAAATCAGTCGCTAAGCGTAACAAACAAAGCCGCAACCTAACTGAGGCATAAGCGCTAATGACTATAGCATTTTCGAACTTCTCTTTTAGATATGAGTCGCTGGATAAACCGACGCTAAAAAATATCAATCTAAGGATAGAGAAAGGAGAGAAAATCGTCATTATTGGACCA encodes the following:
- a CDS encoding ECF-type riboflavin transporter substrate-binding protein, giving the protein MNFSAKTVVVIAIGAALYGIGGLPMFGVPVFANTTLKPAMAVLALFSVLFGPIVGFLVGFIGHWVTDLFAGWGVWLTWVLGSGIVGMVIGLFPMMTKNRLQQGELPMKDFALFVILALAGNVVGYGCSAFLDTILYAEPFTKVFTQLSIIAAGNTVLIAVVGFLILKSVAKRNKQSRNLTEA
- a CDS encoding DMT family transporter, with product MYIGELAAIGAAIVWACATWIYGQFGHRFSAMQLNIVKGVVASGMMLLVMPLIPMPEFELSANHFWILAISGVIGIAIGDSAYFAALKRIGANKTLLLESLAPPLSGVLALMFLGAALTLQSWLGVVITTLAVTFVVFQPSKSASGDSSDKAQWSGIGYGLVASVCQASGVVISHYALVAGDIPPLLGALVRLTIGVLAVMLVIPFVEKKPYASIKRDLWAMTKLDKLWLLGAIFFGTFLALWLQQVALKNANPAIAQTLIATSPVFILVIYALKGEKVSKQSVIGTLVALGGISLFFYQ
- a CDS encoding HlyD family secretion protein; translated protein: MDLLLIMTYAALCITIFKVFNIPLNKWTVPTAVLGGVIIVGTLILLMNYNHPFTQIGNQVYSTTPVVSGVRGKVIEVPVEANKPLKQGDILFKIDPVPFEAEVARLEAKVKEASQGALGMESEVAEAEAAKIKAIAERDKAQREFSRYKRGYDSGAFTEQQLDTRRQAYKASEAAVKVADANLDQAKISLDSEIGGENTAVLSLLAELRKAQFDLEQTVVRAPTDGYVTQLALRPGVMAVPLPLAPVMTFVHTEAQYYTAAFRQNSLQRLQTGFEAEFLFRALPGKVFKGRIDEVIPAIGESQFQARGALLGTDALRTSGRVFVKLTITDDLSDYHLPMGTAVEVAVYSDSFTHVSIMRKVLIRMKSWQNYLYLDH
- a CDS encoding DUF3302 domain-containing protein; this translates as MFLDYFALGLLIFVALVIFYGIIVIHDIPYEIAKERNHPHQDAIHVSGWVSLFTLHTIWPFLWIWATLWRKDRGWGFAKLEEEQHDIHHRVDTLIDQVSVLQEEIAQLKQTTPAQTNTQQDQNNAQDQEVK